DNA from Desulfarculus baarsii DSM 2075:
TGACGGCTTCGTGCGGCCACGGGCCAAGGTGGTCTATTTCACCGGCTGCGTGGCGGCCTATTTTCCCATGGCCCAAAAGATCGCCGCGGCCATGGCCCAGCTCTGCCAGCGCTTTGGCGTGGATTTCACCCTGCTGGGGCCCGATGAATGGTGCTGCGGTTTTCCCCTGCTGGGCGCCGGGCTCAAGGATCTGGCCGGCCAGTTTATCGAGCACAACATCCAGGCCGTGGCCGCGCGGGGGGCCGAGACGGTGGTCTTCGCCTGCCCGTCGTGCTACCAGATGTGGCGCGAGCACTATCCCCGGCGCTTCAAGCTGGCCCACGCCAGCCAGTTCATGGCCGGGCTTTTGGCCCAAAGCCCGCCCGAGGCCCCGCCCCTGACGCTGACCGTGACCTATCACGACCCCTGCGATCTGGGCCGGGGGGCCGGCGAATACGAAGCTCCGCGTCGGGTGCTCCGGGCGCTGCCGGGCGTGCGCCTGGTGGAGCTGGCCCACAACCGCCGCGACTGCCGTTGTTGCGGCGGCGGCGGCAACCTGGAGATGATCGACCCGGCGCTCTCGGCGGCCATCACCGCAGCCAAGATCGACGAGGCGCTGGCCAGCGGGGCCCAGGCCGTGGTCACCTCCTGCCAGCAGTGCGTGCGCACGATGACCGGCCATGTCCGCAAAAACAAGCTGCCCCTGGAGGTGCTGGACCTGACCCAGCTCACCCTGCGCGCCCTGACCAACAAGGCCGCCCCGTGAGCCTGGCCCTTTACGATCTGGGCAAAGTTCCCTGGGCCGACAGCCAGCTCCTCTACCACGCCATGGCCCGCCTGGGCCGCCAGGGCCTGGCCCTGGTCTCGCCGGCCAGCCCCTATGTCTGCGTGGGCTTTCATCAAGACGCCGCCCAGGAGGTGGACCTGGACCATTGCCGCCAGGCCGGGCTACCGGTCTTTCGCCGGGAGGTGGGCGGCGGCGCGGTCTATCTGGACGGCCGGCAATATTTTTTCCAGATCGTGCTCCGGCGCGACAACCCGTTGATCCCGGCCCGGCGCGACGAATTCTACGCGCGCTTTCTGGCGCCGGTGGCCCGGGCCTACGGCCGGATCGGCGTCGAGGCCCGCCTCAAGCCGGTCAACGACCTGCTCTGCGGCCAGCGCAAGGTCTGCGGCTCGGGGGCCGGCGAGATCGGCGAGAGCGTGGTCTTTGTCGGCAACATGATCATGGATTTCGACTGCCAGGCCATGGCTCGCGTGCTGCGCGCCCCCGACGAGAAATTCCGCGACAAGGCCCAAAAAACCATGGAGGCCAACATGGGCTCCATCCGTGGCCTGCTGGGCTCGGCCGCCGATCGTTGGACCGAGGGCGCGCTGAACCAGATCATGGCCGAGGAGTTCGCCAAGCTCCTGGGGCCCCTGGAGCCGGCCCGGCCCGACCAGGCCCTGCGCGCCGAGATGGATCGCCTGGCCCAACGCATGCTGGCCCCCCAGTGGCTGCTGCGCGGCCGTCGGCCCTCCGCCGGCCGCCGGCTCAAGATCCGCGCCGGGTTGGAGCTGGTCCAGCGCCTGCACAAGGCCCCGGGCGGGCTGCTGCGCCTGGAGATGGAGCTGCGCGACGGTCGCATCGGCCAGGCGCGCCTGTCCGGCGACTTTTTCGCCTATCCGCCCCAAGCCGTCGAGGCCCTGGAAGCCGCCCTGGAAGGCGCGGGCCGCGACGATCTGCCGACGATAATCCACGAGTTTGTCGGCCAAAATCAGCTGCCCGGCGTGGGCGCGCAAGACTGGCTGACCCTGCTGGCCTTTTAAGAGCAAATCCCATGGGCGCGCTATTTTTTGCGGCGCGCCGTCAAAGGCCCGGCGCAAAAGCTTGACGCGGGCGGCAATTTCTGGGAAAAACCTCAATTTAAGCTGAAATGAAAATCCGCCGTCCGCGCGGGGCGGCCGAAAAGGAGCGGCTTTGTGAACGATGTCGGACGCCTGCACGTGTTGACCGACACGGTCTTGCAGACGCGGTTTTCCGCCGTTGAACTGGCCCGCCTGGCCATCCGCGGCGGGGCGGACGTGATCCAATTACGCCAGAAAGACGGCGCGACCAACCAGATGATCGACACCGCCCGCCAGCTCAAGGCCGTCTGCGCCGGGGCCGGGGTGGATCTGATCATCAACGACCGCCTCGACGTGGCCATGGCCGTCGACGCCGATGGCGTCCACCTGGGCCAGGACGATTTTCCCATCAACAAGGCCCGCCGCATGTTGGGGCCGGGCAAGGTCATCGGCGGTTCGGCCGATTCGCTGGAGGAAGCCCTGCAATGCCAGGCCGACGGGGCCGATTACGTCGGCTTTGGCCCGGTGTTTCCCACCACGTCCAAGGACGACGCCGGGCCGGTGGCCGGGCTGGAGGCCTTGGCGCGGGTGGCGGCGGGGTTGCGCATCCCGGTGGTGGCCATCGGCGGGGTGAACGCTGGCAACGCCGCCCAAATCATGGCCGCCGGGGCCCACGGACTGGCGGTGATCTCGGCGGTGTGCTGCCAGCTTGACCCCGAGGCGGCCACCACCGCGCTGCTGCGGGCCATGGGCCTGGCCGCTGCTCCGGCCGCCGCCGCCCGGAAAGGATGACCACGATGGGCCACAACGCCGGCGCGGCCCGCGCCCTGGAGCTGGTGCGCCAACAAGCGCCCCTGGTGCACAACATCACCAATTATGTCGTCATGAACAACACCGCCAACGCCCTGCTGGCCTGCGGGGCCTCGCCGGTGATGGCCCACGCCCGCCAGGAGGTCGAGGAGATGGCGGCCATGGCCGGGGCGCTGGTGATCAACATCGGCACGCTCAGCCCGCCGTGGATCGAAGCGATGCTGGCCGCCGGCCAAAAGGCCAACGAAGTGGGCGCGCCGGTGGTGCTCGACCCCGTGGGCAGCGGGGCCACCACCCTGCGCACCGAGACGGCCATGCGCCTTCTGGCCGAGATCGACATCGCCGTGGTGCGGGCCAACGCCTCCGAGGCGCTTTCTCTGCGGCCGGGCCTGGCCGGGGCGGGCAAGGGCGTGGACTCGCGCCACCAGGTGGACGAGGCCCTGGAGGCGGCCAAGTCCTTGGCCTTGGAGTTGGGCGCGGTGTTGGCCGTCACCGGCCAGGTCGATCTGGTCACCGACGGCCGGCGGGCCTTGCGCGTGGCCGGCGGTCACGCGCTGATGGGCCGGGTCACCGGCATGGGCTGCACGGCCACGGCCCTGGTCGGGGCCTTTTTGGCCGTCGAACCCGACCCCCTGGCCGCCGCCGCCGGGGCCTTGGCCTATCTGGGCCTGGCCGGCCGGCAAGCCGCCGCGCGGGCCACGGGGCCGGGCAGCTTCCAGGTGGCGCTGTTGGACGCCCTCTACAACATCGACCCGCCCAGCCTGCAAACGGCGGCCCTGATCGCCGAGGCCTGAGCCCCCCGCCGCCGGCCGGCGGTGTATAATCAAAAAACAGCCGCCGGCGGCCACGCGAACGTCGTTTGGCCCGGGCCGTGCGGTTGTCCCTCGTCTTCCCTGGAGGTGAGCCAATGGCCAGCCAGCGCAAGTTCAAATATCATCGCCAAGA
Protein-coding regions in this window:
- the thiE gene encoding thiamine phosphate synthase produces the protein MNDVGRLHVLTDTVLQTRFSAVELARLAIRGGADVIQLRQKDGATNQMIDTARQLKAVCAGAGVDLIINDRLDVAMAVDADGVHLGQDDFPINKARRMLGPGKVIGGSADSLEEALQCQADGADYVGFGPVFPTTSKDDAGPVAGLEALARVAAGLRIPVVAIGGVNAGNAAQIMAAGAHGLAVISAVCCQLDPEAATTALLRAMGLAAAPAAAARKG
- a CDS encoding lipoate--protein ligase, with product MSLALYDLGKVPWADSQLLYHAMARLGRQGLALVSPASPYVCVGFHQDAAQEVDLDHCRQAGLPVFRREVGGGAVYLDGRQYFFQIVLRRDNPLIPARRDEFYARFLAPVARAYGRIGVEARLKPVNDLLCGQRKVCGSGAGEIGESVVFVGNMIMDFDCQAMARVLRAPDEKFRDKAQKTMEANMGSIRGLLGSAADRWTEGALNQIMAEEFAKLLGPLEPARPDQALRAEMDRLAQRMLAPQWLLRGRRPSAGRRLKIRAGLELVQRLHKAPGGLLRLEMELRDGRIGQARLSGDFFAYPPQAVEALEAALEGAGRDDLPTIIHEFVGQNQLPGVGAQDWLTLLAF
- a CDS encoding (Fe-S)-binding protein, encoding MLQIDACTGCGLCVEVCPAVAASGDGALSALARLAGLRRLNQGRAGLLARLLARRRPTAQALAGFGREVFACTLCGRCQEVCPAGLGLKDLWISLRQDMVGQGAASPKVEMIRGNLLESHNVFAEDNDERAEWVEDVRGAPDDGFVRPRAKVVYFTGCVAAYFPMAQKIAAAMAQLCQRFGVDFTLLGPDEWCCGFPLLGAGLKDLAGQFIEHNIQAVAARGAETVVFACPSCYQMWREHYPRRFKLAHASQFMAGLLAQSPPEAPPLTLTVTYHDPCDLGRGAGEYEAPRRVLRALPGVRLVELAHNRRDCRCCGGGGNLEMIDPALSAAITAAKIDEALASGAQAVVTSCQQCVRTMTGHVRKNKLPLEVLDLTQLTLRALTNKAAP
- the thiM gene encoding hydroxyethylthiazole kinase; protein product: MGHNAGAARALELVRQQAPLVHNITNYVVMNNTANALLACGASPVMAHARQEVEEMAAMAGALVINIGTLSPPWIEAMLAAGQKANEVGAPVVLDPVGSGATTLRTETAMRLLAEIDIAVVRANASEALSLRPGLAGAGKGVDSRHQVDEALEAAKSLALELGAVLAVTGQVDLVTDGRRALRVAGGHALMGRVTGMGCTATALVGAFLAVEPDPLAAAAGALAYLGLAGRQAAARATGPGSFQVALLDALYNIDPPSLQTAALIAEA